In the genome of Leeuwenhoekiella sp. MAR_2009_132, one region contains:
- a CDS encoding helicase HerA-like domain-containing protein gives MDQSEAFKEHIVQGNSFKGEFITVGAAMLNGKTISGAHVKIPLKTLNRHGLIAGATGTGKTKTLQVLAENLSEKGVPVLLMDMKGDLSGIAKAGAGHPKIDERHEKIGIPYTTKDFPVELLTLSEQNGVRLRATVSEFGPVLFSRILDASDAQAGIIAILFKYCDDKSLPLLDLKDFKKVLQYATEEGKEEIQDLYGRISTASAGSILRKIVQLEQQGADIFFGEKSFEVDDLLRLDENGRGKINIIRLTDIQDRPQLFSTFMLSLLAEIYSTFPEQGDSERPELVIFIDEAHLIFREASKALHNQIESIVKLIRSKGVGLYFVTQNPTDVPEGVLSQLGLKIQHALRAFTAKDRKAIKLTAENYPDSEYYDTKEVLTSLGTGEALVSALDEKGRPTPLAATMMRAPMSRMDILTQDELDDLNRKSTLVSKYNSTVDRESAYELLNEKIKKAESAEVKEKAQQERATVKRSARTSTRSSTTEKAIIKVLTSATVIRGVLGILGKMIK, from the coding sequence CAATGCTTAATGGAAAAACCATTAGTGGTGCCCACGTAAAAATTCCGCTTAAAACCTTAAATCGCCACGGCTTAATTGCAGGAGCGACCGGTACCGGTAAGACTAAAACGCTGCAGGTCTTAGCTGAAAATCTTTCAGAAAAAGGAGTTCCTGTCTTATTGATGGATATGAAAGGTGATTTGAGCGGGATTGCAAAGGCAGGAGCTGGTCATCCTAAAATTGACGAACGCCATGAGAAAATAGGAATACCCTATACAACTAAAGATTTTCCTGTAGAATTACTTACGCTATCTGAACAAAACGGAGTGCGGCTTAGAGCTACCGTGAGTGAATTTGGCCCTGTATTATTCTCGCGTATTCTTGATGCTTCAGATGCACAAGCGGGTATTATTGCCATACTCTTTAAGTACTGCGACGATAAAAGTTTACCACTGCTTGATCTTAAAGATTTTAAAAAAGTATTGCAATACGCTACAGAGGAAGGTAAAGAAGAAATACAGGATTTATACGGAAGAATATCTACAGCTTCGGCAGGGTCAATTCTACGTAAAATTGTACAACTAGAACAACAGGGAGCAGATATTTTCTTTGGAGAAAAATCTTTTGAGGTTGACGATCTTTTACGTCTTGATGAGAACGGAAGAGGAAAAATTAATATCATAAGGCTAACAGACATTCAGGATCGACCGCAATTATTTTCAACATTTATGTTGAGCTTACTAGCAGAGATATACAGTACATTTCCAGAACAGGGAGATAGTGAACGACCCGAGCTGGTCATATTTATAGATGAAGCACATCTTATATTTAGGGAAGCCTCTAAAGCTTTGCACAATCAAATTGAAAGTATTGTCAAATTAATACGATCTAAAGGTGTAGGTTTATATTTTGTTACTCAAAATCCTACAGATGTACCCGAAGGTGTTTTAAGTCAGTTAGGATTAAAAATTCAGCATGCACTTAGGGCTTTTACAGCAAAAGACCGCAAAGCCATAAAACTTACTGCCGAGAATTATCCTGACTCTGAATATTACGATACCAAGGAAGTGCTCACATCTTTGGGTACCGGCGAAGCTTTAGTTTCGGCACTCGATGAGAAAGGTCGCCCTACTCCCCTTGCAGCTACAATGATGCGCGCACCCATGTCGCGTATGGATATTTTAACCCAGGATGAGCTTGATGATTTAAACCGAAAATCTACGCTAGTTTCTAAATACAACTCCACTGTTGATCGGGAAAGTGCTTACGAATTATTGAATGAAAAGATTAAAAAAGCAGAGAGTGCTGAGGTAAAAGAAAAGGCGCAACAAGAACGTGCAACAGTAAAACGTAGTGCTCGTACTTCTACCCGAAGCAGCACAACAGAAAAAGCAATAATTAAAGTGCTTACCAGCGCGACGGTAATACGTGGTGTTTTAGGTATCTTAGGAAAGATGATCAAATAA
- a CDS encoding cupin domain-containing protein yields MKNKNYYIQKNPFIVPTDDGKYIGEHFGKASDGNSDLSIAHMIAPPQWSEPFQTPEFDEYTFIIAGKKQFLINEESIILEAGQSIKINAGTRVQYSNPFDEPCTYISVCKPAFDFEHVNREK; encoded by the coding sequence GTGAAAAACAAAAATTATTATATTCAAAAGAATCCTTTTATAGTACCTACAGATGACGGGAAGTATATAGGTGAACATTTCGGTAAAGCAAGCGATGGCAATTCAGATTTAAGTATTGCACATATGATTGCGCCGCCACAATGGAGTGAACCCTTTCAAACTCCAGAATTTGATGAATATACATTTATTATAGCTGGTAAAAAGCAATTTCTTATAAATGAAGAATCTATAATTTTAGAAGCAGGGCAGTCAATAAAAATTAATGCAGGCACCAGAGTTCAGTACAGTAATCCGTTTGACGAACCCTGTACATATATATCTGTATGCAAGCCTGCTTTTGATTTTGAGCACGTTAATAGAGAGAAATAG